A portion of the Streptomyces sp. YPW6 genome contains these proteins:
- a CDS encoding GNAT family N-acetyltransferase: MTTEVRTARAGEVIRYADDIRDVYASAFSAPPWNEDPAGADAYAERLARDALRPGFTAAVATAGGTVTGFATAWVTPEVFPADRSYGQVAEALGPARTRAWLCGALEVNELAVTPEAHGCGLGAALLDAVTGAAPGGRCWLLTSVRAEAALRLYERTGWRRVGAPVPGRAALVVLLGPRHPGRGPGPGRSRVGVGGGGGGDETGGAAGGEAQGQNRGRSRG; encoded by the coding sequence ATGACGACCGAGGTTCGAACAGCGAGGGCCGGTGAGGTGATCCGGTACGCCGACGACATCCGCGACGTGTACGCGAGCGCCTTCTCCGCCCCGCCCTGGAACGAGGACCCGGCGGGAGCCGACGCCTACGCGGAACGGCTCGCCCGGGACGCGCTCCGGCCCGGGTTCACGGCGGCGGTGGCGACGGCCGGGGGGACGGTCACCGGTTTCGCCACGGCCTGGGTCACCCCGGAGGTCTTTCCGGCCGACCGGAGCTACGGGCAGGTCGCCGAAGCCCTCGGGCCGGCGCGCACGCGGGCGTGGCTCTGCGGGGCGCTGGAGGTGAACGAGCTGGCGGTCACGCCGGAGGCGCACGGCTGCGGGCTGGGCGCGGCACTGCTGGACGCGGTGACGGGGGCCGCTCCGGGCGGCCGTTGCTGGCTGCTGACCTCGGTGCGGGCCGAGGCGGCCCTGCGCCTGTACGAGCGGACCGGCTGGCGGCGGGTCGGCGCGCCCGTGCCGGGCAGGGCCGCCCTGGTGGTGCTGCTCGGCCCCCGGCATCCGGGGCGGGGCCCGGGGCCGGGGAGGAGTCGGGTAGGAGTCGGGGGCGGCGGGGGCGGGGACGAGACCGGGGGCGCGGCCGGGGGTGAAGCCCAAGGGCAGAACCGGGGACGAAGCCGGGGATGA
- a CDS encoding FG-GAP-like repeat-containing protein, translating to MTARALGTGVVLALALATAVIARPATAHAAPAPAPGPQGPRADFNGDGYPDLAFAAPGATVKGFKGAGYVGVAYGSRNGVKDSAKKVFTQASAGVPGTPEAGDAFGSSITSADLDRDGYADLIVGSPGEKIGPAEFAGGAATVLWGGPGGLAGGAPLLSGEEYDDLGRGLAVGDFNGDGAPDLVIRGGATLRTLTGPFTRDGAAAAGGEIPNLDDERYLDAAAGDVNGDGRDDLAVLVNDGDEFDARRIHIGLGTPAGLGQELTRVKGKDGYPLEGGEHLAVGNVNNDQYADLAVGRAVDGYDSDLDLPLAEGGMLTYVPGGATGPQGTRAVVLNQDSPGVPGAAEHGDGFGASVAIGDTNGDGYGEIAVGVPGEDQGTVVNAGGTVVLPGTATGPAGKGSYGFNQGTPEVVGAVEKDDRFGGAVSLRDLNGDGRTELAVGAPGENAGAGALWVFPAAASGPAAKGSFSFGHGTLGTVATKAGLGAAFNR from the coding sequence GTGACAGCCCGAGCACTCGGTACCGGTGTGGTCCTGGCCCTCGCCCTCGCCACCGCGGTCATCGCACGGCCTGCGACCGCCCACGCCGCCCCGGCCCCTGCCCCCGGCCCGCAGGGCCCCCGCGCCGACTTCAACGGCGACGGTTATCCGGACCTGGCGTTCGCCGCGCCCGGGGCGACCGTGAAGGGGTTCAAGGGCGCCGGATACGTCGGTGTGGCGTACGGCTCCCGCAACGGGGTCAAGGACTCCGCGAAGAAGGTGTTCACGCAGGCCTCGGCCGGCGTCCCCGGCACTCCCGAGGCCGGCGACGCCTTCGGCAGCTCCATCACCTCAGCCGACCTCGACCGGGACGGTTACGCGGACCTGATCGTCGGATCGCCCGGCGAGAAGATCGGACCGGCCGAGTTCGCGGGCGGCGCCGCCACCGTCCTGTGGGGCGGGCCCGGCGGCCTGGCGGGCGGGGCGCCCCTGCTCTCCGGCGAGGAGTACGACGACCTCGGGCGCGGGCTGGCCGTCGGAGACTTCAACGGCGACGGCGCCCCCGACCTCGTGATCCGGGGCGGCGCCACCCTGCGCACGCTCACCGGACCCTTCACCCGGGACGGCGCGGCGGCGGCCGGGGGCGAGATCCCGAACCTCGACGACGAGCGCTACCTCGATGCGGCGGCGGGCGATGTCAACGGTGACGGGCGCGACGACCTCGCCGTCCTCGTCAACGACGGCGACGAGTTCGACGCCCGCCGCATCCACATCGGCCTCGGCACCCCGGCCGGGCTCGGCCAGGAGCTCACCCGCGTCAAGGGGAAGGACGGCTACCCGCTGGAGGGCGGCGAACACCTCGCCGTCGGCAACGTGAACAACGACCAGTACGCCGACCTCGCCGTCGGGCGCGCCGTCGACGGGTACGACAGCGATCTGGACCTGCCGCTCGCCGAGGGCGGGATGCTCACCTACGTACCGGGCGGCGCGACCGGACCGCAGGGAACCAGGGCCGTCGTCCTCAACCAGGACTCGCCCGGCGTCCCCGGAGCCGCCGAGCACGGCGACGGATTCGGCGCGTCCGTGGCCATCGGGGACACCAACGGCGACGGCTACGGCGAGATCGCGGTGGGCGTCCCCGGCGAGGACCAGGGCACGGTGGTGAACGCGGGCGGCACGGTCGTTCTCCCCGGCACAGCCACCGGCCCCGCGGGCAAGGGAAGTTACGGCTTCAACCAGGGCACCCCGGAGGTCGTGGGGGCCGTGGAGAAGGACGACCGGTTCGGCGGGGCGGTCTCCCTGCGCGACCTGAACGGCGACGGCCGGACCGAGCTTGCCGTGGGTGCGCCGGGTGAGAACGCGGGCGCGGGCGCCCTGTGGGTGTTCCCGGCCGCCGCCTCCGGCCCGGCGGCCAAGGGCTCGTTCAGCTTCGGGCACGGGACGCTCGGCACGGTCGCCACGAAGGCGGGCCTGGGTGCCGCCTTCAACCGCTGA
- a CDS encoding peptidoglycan-binding protein, translating into MATPLSADKLLKALRAEGLHVLEHRSWRTNNRNHKGPWGPTHGVMIHHTVTSGTASSVELCYDGHSALPGPLCHGVIAKDGTVHLVGNGRANHAGLGDDDVLRAVIAEKALPPDNEANTDGNRHFYGFECINLGDGKDPWPAAQLLAIERAAAAVCRAHGWSQRSVIGHLEWQPGKVDPRGFTMNSMRTRIGKRLGGPPDGPSQPPKPRYEPFPGSAFFRAGRNSAVITAMGRRLVAVGCGRYAVGPGPSWSEADRKSYAAWQRKLGYTGGDADGIPGRSSWDRLKVPNV; encoded by the coding sequence ATGGCGACGCCGCTTTCCGCCGACAAGCTGCTCAAGGCCCTCCGCGCCGAAGGACTCCACGTCCTCGAACACCGGAGCTGGCGAACCAACAACCGGAATCACAAGGGCCCCTGGGGCCCCACGCACGGAGTGATGATCCATCACACCGTCACCTCGGGCACCGCATCCTCCGTCGAGCTCTGCTACGACGGCCACTCCGCCCTGCCGGGACCGCTCTGCCACGGCGTCATCGCCAAGGACGGGACCGTCCACCTCGTGGGGAACGGGCGGGCGAACCACGCCGGGCTCGGTGACGACGACGTCCTGCGCGCCGTCATCGCGGAGAAGGCGCTGCCCCCGGACAACGAGGCCAACACCGATGGCAACCGGCACTTCTACGGCTTCGAGTGCATCAACCTCGGGGACGGGAAGGACCCCTGGCCGGCGGCCCAGCTGCTGGCGATCGAGCGGGCCGCCGCAGCGGTCTGCCGGGCGCACGGCTGGTCGCAGCGCTCCGTGATCGGGCACCTGGAGTGGCAGCCGGGCAAGGTCGACCCGCGCGGCTTCACGATGAACTCGATGCGTACCCGGATCGGCAAGCGGCTGGGCGGCCCCCCGGACGGCCCCTCCCAGCCGCCGAAGCCCCGGTACGAGCCGTTTCCGGGCTCCGCGTTCTTCAGGGCCGGCCGGAACAGCGCCGTCATCACGGCGATGGGCAGGCGTCTGGTGGCCGTGGGCTGCGGCCGGTACGCGGTGGGCCCCGGCCCGTCCTGGTCCGAGGCCGACCGGAAGTCGTACGCCGCGTGGCAGCGCAAGCTGGGCTACACGGGCGGCGACGCGGACGGCATCCCCGGCAGGAGCAGTTGGGACCGGCTCAAGGTGCCCAACGTGTGA
- a CDS encoding sensor histidine kinase → MTLERWAARMRALPPIVADVLVVAVVGALTAADAAADEPGHRQADTLTWALLVVSLAALAGRRRWPVPVVCVTGAACAGWALHGHIGELLNLPVIVALYTVAVLGDRRRTLWTGAIAAAVFGLVALKVGRDVVNPQGLPVLEMVWPLVPLLLGEVVRTRRELLAEYAARAARAEEDREREAARRVRQERVRVAREIHDILAHTVSAMTVQAGVALDALDAAPEVSRRAMIQVRASGKEAVRELRATLSVLRAAESTAPAPRLDQLDGLVAGAEAGGVRVDLRRDTRGAALPAVVEATAYRIVQEALTNVVKHSAARHAAVSVTCEGGRLIVEVVDEGPPARPPAAPDSERGFGLLGMRERAVAVGGGVRCGPVPGGGFRVRAELPTEPGPATEAGSPTEAERPAEAGSPTEAGRPTEPGPAMKAGSPTERAGPPAEPGPPTEGTAP, encoded by the coding sequence ATGACCTTGGAGCGCTGGGCCGCCCGGATGCGGGCGCTGCCGCCGATCGTCGCGGACGTGCTGGTGGTGGCGGTGGTGGGCGCGTTGACCGCCGCCGACGCGGCCGCCGACGAGCCCGGCCACCGGCAGGCCGACACGCTGACCTGGGCCCTCCTCGTGGTCTCCCTGGCGGCGCTCGCCGGCCGCCGCCGATGGCCCGTTCCGGTGGTCTGCGTGACCGGGGCGGCCTGCGCCGGGTGGGCGCTGCACGGGCACATCGGCGAGCTGCTGAACCTCCCCGTGATCGTGGCGCTGTACACGGTCGCGGTGCTGGGGGACCGTCGGCGCACCCTGTGGACCGGGGCGATCGCCGCGGCGGTCTTTGGTCTCGTGGCGTTGAAGGTCGGCCGGGACGTGGTCAACCCCCAGGGGCTGCCCGTCCTGGAGATGGTCTGGCCGCTCGTCCCGCTGCTGCTGGGCGAGGTGGTACGGACCCGCCGGGAGCTGCTCGCGGAGTACGCGGCGCGTGCCGCACGGGCCGAGGAGGACCGCGAACGGGAGGCCGCCCGCCGGGTCCGCCAGGAGCGGGTGCGGGTCGCCCGGGAGATCCACGACATCCTCGCGCACACGGTGAGCGCGATGACCGTGCAGGCCGGTGTGGCCCTGGACGCGCTGGACGCCGCGCCGGAGGTGTCGCGGCGGGCGATGATCCAGGTGCGCGCCTCGGGCAAGGAAGCCGTACGGGAACTGCGCGCCACGCTGTCCGTGCTGCGCGCGGCGGAGTCCACGGCCCCCGCTCCGCGCCTCGATCAGCTGGACGGCCTGGTGGCGGGGGCCGAGGCGGGCGGCGTACGGGTCGACCTGCGGCGGGACACGCGAGGCGCCGCTCTCCCGGCGGTCGTCGAGGCCACGGCGTACCGGATCGTGCAGGAGGCGCTGACCAACGTGGTGAAGCACTCCGCGGCGCGGCACGCCGCCGTATCGGTGACCTGCGAGGGGGGCCGGCTGATCGTCGAGGTGGTGGACGAGGGCCCACCGGCGCGGCCGCCCGCGGCCCCGGACTCCGAGCGGGGCTTCGGGCTGCTCGGCATGCGGGAGCGGGCGGTCGCGGTGGGCGGAGGCGTCCGTTGCGGTCCGGTCCCGGGCGGCGGATTCCGCGTCCGCGCCGAACTGCCCACGGAGCCCGGACCAGCAACGGAAGCCGGATCACCGACGGAGGCCGAACGACCGGCGGAGGCCGGATCACCGACGGAAGCCGGACGGCCGACGGAGCCCGGACCAGCAATGAAAGCCGGATCACCGACGGAAAGGGCCGGACCACCGGCAGAGCCCGGACCACCGACGGAAGGAACGGCCCCGTGA
- a CDS encoding response regulator transcription factor: MTVRVVLADDQTVVRAGFRALLDLTDDLVVVSEAADGARAVEAVRTTRPDVVLMDIRMPGVDGLEATRRIAGDRSLDQVRVVMLTTYEIDAYVFEALRHGAAGFLLKDIEPDDLRTAIRTVAAGRSLLAPAVTRQVIEEFARLKAPEAAGAERLAVLTGREREVMALVAAGLSNDEIGRALIMSPLTAKTHVSRTMTKLGARDRAQLVVLAYETGLVRPGDR; encoded by the coding sequence ATGACCGTCCGTGTGGTCCTCGCCGACGACCAGACCGTCGTACGGGCCGGATTCCGCGCCCTCCTCGACCTCACCGACGACCTGGTCGTCGTCTCGGAGGCGGCCGACGGGGCCCGGGCCGTCGAGGCGGTCCGCACGACCCGCCCGGACGTCGTCCTGATGGACATCCGGATGCCCGGCGTCGACGGCCTGGAGGCCACCCGCCGGATCGCCGGGGACCGCTCCCTCGACCAGGTCCGCGTGGTCATGCTGACCACGTACGAGATCGACGCCTACGTCTTCGAAGCACTCCGCCACGGCGCTGCGGGCTTCCTGCTCAAGGACATCGAGCCGGACGACCTGCGCACCGCGATCCGCACGGTCGCGGCGGGCCGGAGCCTGCTCGCCCCCGCCGTCACCCGCCAGGTGATCGAGGAGTTCGCCCGGCTGAAGGCCCCCGAGGCGGCGGGCGCCGAACGGCTCGCCGTGCTGACCGGCCGGGAGCGCGAGGTGATGGCGCTCGTCGCAGCCGGACTGTCCAACGACGAGATCGGCCGGGCGCTGATCATGAGCCCGCTGACCGCGAAGACCCATGTCAGCCGCACCATGACGAAGCTGGGAGCCCGCGACCGGGCGCAGCTGGTGGTCCTGGCGTACGAAACCGGCCTGGTGAGACCGGGCGACCGCTGA
- a CDS encoding ABC transporter ATP-binding protein, whose amino-acid sequence MIEATELTKRYGDRTAVDRLSFTVRPGRVTGFLGPNGAGKSTTMRLILGLDSATAGRVTVGGKDYADLPVPLRAVGSLLDAEGVHGGRSAYHHLAGLAASNGIPRRRVEEVLDLVGLPPETARRRTRGFSLGMAQRLGIAAALIGDPEVLILDEPVNGLDTEGIRWIRGLMRSLAAEGRTVFLSSHLMSEMELTADHIVVIGQGRLLADTAMRDFIAANSRAHTLVRSPEPEKLRALLEGAGAQVRLEATGGWRVEGPDAAAIGDLARDHGVAVHELTPARSSLEEVYTALAQSSAEYRSAGRTERRTGGRSEDRTGHEPATPRRKETAR is encoded by the coding sequence ATGATCGAAGCAACGGAACTCACCAAACGCTACGGCGACCGGACCGCCGTCGACCGGCTGTCGTTCACCGTCCGCCCCGGCCGGGTGACCGGCTTCCTCGGCCCGAACGGCGCGGGCAAGTCGACCACCATGCGCCTGATCCTCGGCCTCGACTCCGCTACCGCGGGACGGGTCACCGTGGGCGGCAAGGACTATGCGGACCTGCCCGTACCCCTGCGGGCGGTCGGCTCGCTGCTGGACGCCGAGGGCGTCCACGGCGGCCGTTCCGCCTACCACCACCTGGCCGGACTCGCCGCGAGCAACGGCATCCCGCGCCGCCGCGTCGAGGAGGTCCTCGATCTGGTCGGGCTGCCCCCGGAGACGGCCCGTCGGCGCACCCGGGGCTTCTCGCTCGGCATGGCCCAGCGGCTCGGGATCGCGGCGGCGCTGATCGGGGACCCGGAGGTGCTGATCCTCGACGAACCGGTCAACGGCCTCGACACCGAGGGCATCCGCTGGATCCGGGGGCTGATGCGGTCGCTGGCGGCGGAGGGCCGCACGGTGTTCCTCTCCAGTCACCTCATGAGCGAGATGGAACTGACGGCCGACCACATCGTCGTGATCGGGCAGGGCCGGCTCCTCGCCGACACCGCCATGCGCGACTTCATCGCGGCCAACTCCCGCGCCCACACCCTCGTACGGTCTCCAGAGCCGGAGAAGCTCAGGGCCCTGCTGGAAGGGGCGGGGGCCCAGGTGCGGCTGGAGGCCACGGGCGGCTGGCGGGTCGAAGGGCCGGACGCCGCCGCCATCGGCGACCTGGCCCGCGACCACGGCGTCGCCGTCCACGAACTCACCCCCGCCCGCTCCTCCTTGGAGGAGGTCTACACGGCGCTCGCGCAGTCCTCGGCCGAGTACCGGAGCGCGGGCCGAACCGAGCGCCGAACCGGGGGCCGGAGCGAGGACCGCACCGGCCATGAGCCCGCAACGCCTCGCCGGAAGGAGACAGCCCGATGA
- a CDS encoding ABC transporter permease subunit, which produces MTTSALGSRALAYEWIKFRSVRSTVWTTVATAVLPVLGAVFVATTGSLQPDDTVLGGSLTLSVVAQMLAAVVGVLVVTGEYSSGTIRTTFAARPRRSTVLAAKAALVAGVMYVLALASCTLAYLVGDALLPEGRYAQGEPLPALFGIAASFAVAAVLGLAVGTLVRHSAGAVTTVIGLLLLPSLFGPLLGDAERWIAGLSPTAALEKLTQTSDAAADAVGSLGPWPSLLLVAAYTAALTLGALVLLRRRDVR; this is translated from the coding sequence ATGACGACCTCCGCTCTCGGATCCCGGGCCCTTGCCTACGAGTGGATCAAATTCCGCAGTGTGCGCTCCACGGTGTGGACGACGGTGGCGACCGCCGTACTCCCCGTGCTGGGCGCGGTGTTCGTCGCCACGACCGGGAGCCTCCAGCCCGACGACACGGTCCTGGGCGGCAGCCTCACGCTCTCCGTCGTCGCCCAGATGCTCGCGGCGGTGGTGGGCGTGCTGGTGGTGACGGGGGAGTACAGCAGCGGCACCATCCGGACGACGTTCGCGGCCCGCCCCCGCCGCTCCACGGTCCTCGCCGCCAAGGCCGCGCTGGTGGCGGGCGTGATGTACGTCCTCGCCCTGGCCTCCTGCACGCTCGCCTACCTCGTCGGGGACGCCCTGCTGCCCGAGGGCCGCTACGCGCAGGGCGAGCCGCTGCCCGCCCTGTTCGGGATCGCCGCGTCCTTCGCGGTGGCCGCCGTGCTGGGCCTGGCCGTCGGCACCCTCGTACGCCATTCCGCCGGAGCGGTCACCACGGTGATCGGCCTGCTGCTCCTGCCGTCTCTGTTCGGCCCGCTGCTCGGTGACGCGGAGCGCTGGATCGCCGGCCTCTCCCCGACAGCCGCTCTGGAGAAGCTCACCCAGACCTCGGACGCCGCCGCCGACGCGGTGGGCAGCCTGGGCCCCTGGCCCTCCCTGCTCCTGGTCGCCGCGTACACCGCGGCGCTCACGCTCGGGGCGCTCGTGCTGCTCCGGCGCCGGGATGTGCGGTGA
- a CDS encoding ATP-binding protein, producing the protein MDVRPQLIDALSALRDRVAAVRLPLPLPGAERARQTRVELLAQLDDYLLPRLKDPEAPLLAVIGGSTGAGKSTLVNSLVGCRVSEAGVLRPTTRTPVLVCHPDDHHWFAGVRVLPQLTRIWLPPGQAPDPDGLDELAASGEDGEAALRVETAVSLPRGLALLDAPDIDSLVVRNRVLAAELICAADVWVMVTTASRYADAVPWHLLRTAKEYDAALVTVLDRVPHQVIAEVSRQYAALLTRSGLGDVPRFTIPELPESTGGGSGLLPTSAVAPLRAWLAHRAQDPAARQQAVGRTASGVIESLNVRMPALASAVAAQYAASVRLTAAVDEAYGKEAGRVRRRLKNGAVLSGDARTRWRGYPLYSSPEELLDALVDSLVALLQCSVSAADEQIRTHWRREPAGALFRFQDAGRDAGGWGPAEDVEGRIAVAVRRWRRVLEELAEEEVRQLDRSVAPAPENVAALLAAALLGGRRARAAGEQLAERIGAQSALRLRDKGGELLTSSLDQILGAERERRLAPLDALDVAPEPQAELIAALSVLQKERWQR; encoded by the coding sequence ATGGACGTACGGCCTCAGCTCATCGACGCACTTTCCGCCCTGCGCGACCGTGTCGCCGCCGTGCGTCTCCCCCTGCCCCTGCCCGGGGCCGAACGCGCCCGGCAGACCAGGGTCGAACTCCTCGCCCAGCTCGACGACTACCTCCTGCCACGCCTCAAGGATCCCGAGGCGCCACTCCTCGCCGTCATCGGAGGATCCACCGGGGCCGGGAAGTCCACCCTGGTCAACTCGCTGGTGGGGTGCCGGGTCAGCGAGGCCGGGGTGCTGCGGCCCACCACCCGGACCCCGGTGCTGGTCTGCCACCCGGACGACCACCACTGGTTCGCCGGGGTGCGGGTACTGCCGCAGCTCACCCGGATCTGGCTGCCGCCGGGGCAGGCCCCCGACCCCGACGGTCTCGACGAGCTCGCCGCGAGCGGGGAGGACGGAGAGGCGGCCCTGCGGGTGGAGACCGCCGTCAGCCTGCCCCGCGGGCTCGCGCTCCTCGACGCGCCCGACATCGACTCACTCGTCGTCCGCAACCGGGTCCTCGCCGCCGAACTCATCTGCGCCGCCGACGTCTGGGTCATGGTCACCACCGCCTCGCGCTACGCCGACGCCGTGCCCTGGCACCTGCTGCGTACCGCGAAGGAGTACGACGCCGCCCTCGTCACCGTGCTCGACCGGGTGCCCCACCAGGTGATCGCCGAGGTCTCCCGGCAGTACGCGGCCCTGCTGACCCGGTCCGGACTCGGGGACGTACCCCGCTTCACCATCCCCGAGCTGCCCGAGTCCACCGGCGGTGGCAGCGGACTGCTCCCCACCAGCGCCGTCGCCCCGCTGCGTGCCTGGCTCGCCCACCGCGCCCAGGACCCCGCCGCGCGGCAGCAGGCGGTGGGACGTACCGCCTCCGGCGTCATCGAGTCGCTCAACGTGCGGATGCCCGCCCTGGCCTCCGCCGTCGCCGCCCAGTACGCCGCCTCCGTACGCCTCACCGCCGCGGTCGACGAGGCGTACGGCAAGGAAGCCGGCCGGGTCCGCCGCCGGCTGAAGAACGGGGCGGTGCTCTCCGGGGACGCGCGGACCCGGTGGCGCGGCTACCCCCTCTACAGCTCGCCCGAGGAACTCCTCGACGCCCTCGTCGACAGCCTGGTGGCCCTGCTCCAGTGCTCGGTCTCCGCCGCCGACGAGCAGATCCGCACCCACTGGCGCCGCGAACCGGCCGGGGCGCTCTTCCGGTTCCAGGACGCCGGACGGGACGCCGGGGGCTGGGGGCCCGCCGAGGACGTCGAAGGGCGGATCGCCGTCGCCGTACGCCGGTGGCGCCGGGTCCTCGAAGAGCTCGCCGAGGAGGAGGTGCGCCAGCTCGACCGCAGTGTGGCGCCCGCCCCCGAGAACGTCGCAGCGCTCCTCGCGGCCGCCCTGCTCGGCGGCCGGCGCGCCCGTGCGGCGGGGGAGCAGCTCGCCGAACGCATCGGAGCCCAGAGCGCCCTGCGCCTCCGTGACAAGGGCGGCGAGCTGCTGACGAGCTCCCTCGACCAGATCCTCGGCGCCGAGCGTGAACGCCGCCTCGCCCCGCTCGACGCGCTCGACGTCGCCCCCGAACCCCAGGCCGAACTGATCGCCGCGCTTTCCGTACTGCAGAAGGAGAGGTGGCAGCGATGA
- a CDS encoding GTPase, which yields MTAVTDEDHGKGKADSAAKPDGRENGRWDDGLIARRAAAAEAREAAETAPHAPADDTEPQVEAYAAAEGPLPTRLDALRELVGLSRARLDRDTLAEAGRVLDEAAARQRLSSRHTVIAVAGATGSGKSTLFNALAGAPISDTGLRRPTTSQPIACSWTDGAAGLLDRLAVPGRLRRRPHPGPAASDEALQGLVLVDLPDHDSAATEHRDQVDRVLALVDAVIWVVDPEKYADAALHERYLRPLAGHAEVTFVVLNQTDRLPGEAADLVLDDLRRLLDEDGIALGEHGEPGATVMSLSALTGDGVPELREMVGRFVSDRTAATRRLSADVDAAAARLRTVYVAEGRPGLGERAREEFTDRLAEAVGAAAAGQAAEREWRRNASRACGTPWLRLWRWYENRGLPGSLDRMSQALTPPEEELTARQRVEQAVRIVADDAADGLPGPWAQAVREAASTGAQGLPEALDELALQAGAPGASKRGGGTETGKSAVPQLGGRPPRPPRPKWWPAAVLAQASMTLLQVFGGLWLVGQIVGVLEPGLVTPALIMLAGVVGGPLVEWACAAAIRGPARRYGQDAERRLREAAAGCGRARVLDPVAAELVRYREVRERYVTVTKFSTTGR from the coding sequence ATGACTGCCGTCACGGACGAGGACCACGGCAAGGGGAAGGCCGACAGCGCGGCGAAGCCGGACGGACGCGAGAACGGCCGCTGGGACGACGGGCTCATCGCCCGGCGCGCGGCGGCGGCCGAGGCACGCGAAGCGGCGGAAACCGCGCCGCACGCCCCCGCCGACGACACGGAGCCGCAGGTCGAGGCGTACGCCGCCGCCGAGGGACCGCTGCCCACCCGGCTCGACGCCCTGCGCGAACTCGTCGGACTCTCCCGCGCCCGGCTCGACCGGGACACGCTCGCCGAGGCGGGCCGCGTCCTGGACGAGGCGGCGGCCAGGCAGCGGCTCTCCTCCCGGCACACGGTCATCGCCGTCGCCGGAGCCACCGGCAGCGGGAAGTCGACCCTGTTCAACGCGCTCGCCGGGGCCCCGATCTCCGACACCGGGCTGCGTCGGCCCACCACCTCCCAGCCCATCGCGTGCAGCTGGACCGACGGGGCGGCGGGACTGCTGGACCGGCTCGCCGTCCCCGGGCGGCTGCGGCGCAGGCCCCACCCGGGGCCCGCCGCGTCCGACGAGGCGCTCCAGGGGCTCGTCCTGGTCGACCTGCCCGACCACGACTCGGCGGCCACCGAGCACCGCGACCAGGTGGACCGGGTCCTGGCCCTGGTCGACGCGGTGATCTGGGTCGTCGACCCGGAGAAGTACGCCGACGCCGCTCTCCACGAGCGCTACCTGCGCCCGCTGGCCGGACACGCGGAGGTCACCTTCGTCGTCCTCAACCAGACCGACCGGCTGCCCGGCGAGGCCGCCGACCTCGTCCTCGACGACCTCCGCCGCCTCCTCGACGAGGACGGCATCGCGCTCGGCGAGCACGGCGAGCCCGGCGCCACCGTCATGTCCCTGTCCGCGCTCACCGGCGACGGAGTCCCCGAACTCCGCGAGATGGTCGGCCGGTTCGTCTCGGACCGCACCGCCGCCACCCGCCGTCTCTCCGCCGACGTGGACGCGGCGGCGGCCCGGCTGCGCACGGTGTACGTGGCCGAGGGGCGGCCCGGTCTGGGGGAGCGGGCGCGGGAGGAGTTCACCGACCGGCTGGCCGAGGCCGTCGGCGCGGCCGCCGCCGGACAGGCCGCCGAGCGGGAGTGGCGCCGCAACGCGAGCCGGGCCTGCGGGACACCGTGGCTGCGGCTCTGGCGCTGGTACGAGAACCGGGGCCTGCCCGGCAGCCTGGACCGGATGAGCCAGGCGCTCACCCCGCCCGAGGAGGAGCTGACGGCCCGGCAGCGGGTCGAGCAGGCGGTCCGGATCGTCGCGGACGACGCCGCGGACGGGCTGCCCGGACCCTGGGCGCAGGCGGTGCGCGAAGCCGCGTCCACCGGTGCGCAGGGGCTGCCCGAGGCGCTGGACGAACTGGCGCTCCAGGCCGGGGCCCCCGGTGCGTCCAAACGGGGCGGCGGGACGGAGACGGGGAAGAGCGCGGTCCCCCAGCTCGGCGGGCGGCCGCCCAGGCCGCCCCGGCCGAAGTGGTGGCCGGCGGCGGTGCTGGCCCAGGCGTCGATGACGCTCCTGCAGGTCTTCGGCGGCCTGTGGCTGGTCGGCCAGATCGTCGGCGTCCTGGAGCCGGGGCTCGTCACCCCCGCGCTCATCATGCTGGCCGGGGTCGTCGGCGGCCCGCTCGTCGAGTGGGCCTGTGCCGCGGCCATCCGGGGACCGGCCAGACGGTACGGGCAGGACGCCGAGCGGCGGCTGCGCGAGGCCGCGGCCGGCTGCGGCCGGGCCAGGGTCCTGGACCCGGTCGCGGCCGAGCTGGTGCGCTACCGGGAAGTGCGTGAGCGGTACGTGACGGTGACGAAGTTTTCCACAACCGGCCGGTAG
- a CDS encoding single-stranded DNA-binding protein — translation MNETLVTLVGNAATAVDFRETATGGMARFRFAVTPRRWDRGKQLWADGRTSFYTVWSWRTLAANLAASVSVGEPLVVHGRLKIREEEQAGQRRTFVDVEAVAVGHDLGRGTAAFRRMPRMEPQLTERPERVTEGDTGEPPNEREEVGAMAAVS, via the coding sequence ATGAACGAGACCCTGGTGACCCTGGTGGGCAACGCGGCGACCGCGGTGGACTTCCGGGAGACGGCCACCGGAGGAATGGCGCGATTCCGTTTCGCGGTCACACCGCGCCGCTGGGACCGCGGGAAACAGCTCTGGGCCGACGGCCGCACCAGCTTCTACACCGTCTGGTCCTGGCGGACGCTCGCCGCGAATCTCGCGGCCTCCGTTTCGGTCGGAGAACCCCTGGTCGTGCACGGCAGGTTGAAAATCCGTGAGGAGGAACAGGCTGGTCAGCGCCGGACGTTCGTCGACGTCGAGGCGGTCGCCGTCGGCCACGACCTGGGCCGGGGCACGGCCGCGTTCCGCCGAATGCCCCGGATGGAACCGCAGCTGACGGAGCGTCCGGAGCGCGTCACGGAAGGCGACACGGGGGAGCCGCCCAATGAGCGGGAAGAGGTCGGCGCAATGGCCGCGGTGTCCTGA